One window of the Mycobacterium haemophilum DSM 44634 genome contains the following:
- a CDS encoding alpha/beta fold hydrolase, with protein sequence MAPEPFLTYGPGGVRIVSDRLGDPQSPAVVFLHGGGQTRNSWGRAAAAVAERGWQAITVDLRGHGESDWSTEGDYRVVSFAADIQEVLRTLPPQPVLVGASLGGFTAMLLAGELAPGIASAVVLVDIVPNMDPSGASRVHAFMVDRVTSGFESLDEVADMIAEYNPQRPRPTDLDGLRTNLRRRGDRWYWHWDPKFISDTSSLPPIEVTDADRLYTAVDAILRNDVPMLLVRGQMSDLVSQERADQFLSRFPQVEFVDVGGAGHMVAGDRNDVFAEAVLDFLARHANTR encoded by the coding sequence ATGGCACCTGAACCTTTTCTGACTTACGGGCCGGGCGGTGTTCGCATTGTTTCTGATCGCCTGGGCGACCCACAATCGCCTGCCGTGGTGTTCCTGCACGGTGGCGGGCAGACCCGCAACTCGTGGGGCCGGGCCGCCGCCGCCGTCGCCGAGCGTGGCTGGCAGGCGATCACCGTCGACTTGCGCGGCCACGGGGAATCGGACTGGTCGACTGAAGGCGATTACCGCGTGGTCAGCTTCGCCGCTGACATCCAAGAGGTGCTGCGTACTTTGCCGCCGCAACCGGTGCTGGTCGGTGCTTCCTTGGGCGGGTTCACCGCGATGCTTCTCGCGGGTGAGCTCGCGCCCGGCATCGCCAGCGCGGTCGTCCTCGTGGACATCGTGCCCAACATGGACCCATCAGGGGCGAGCCGGGTGCACGCATTCATGGTTGACCGGGTGACATCGGGGTTCGAATCCCTTGATGAGGTCGCGGACATGATCGCCGAATACAACCCGCAACGACCCCGTCCCACCGACCTTGATGGGCTGCGCACGAACCTGCGCCGCCGTGGTGATCGCTGGTACTGGCACTGGGATCCGAAATTCATCAGCGACACCTCGTCGCTTCCGCCAATTGAGGTGACCGACGCCGATCGCCTCTACACGGCTGTCGACGCGATCCTGCGCAACGACGTGCCCATGCTTTTGGTGCGCGGTCAGATGAGCGACCTGGTCAGTCAGGAGCGTGCTGACCAATTCCTTTCGCGCTTTCCGCAGGTCGAGTTCGTCGATGTTGGCGGCGCAGGCCACATGGTTGCCGGCGACCGCAACGACGTTTTCGCCGAGGCTGTTTTGGACTTCCTCGCCCGGCATGCCAACACCAGATGA
- a CDS encoding cation:proton antiporter, which produces MYGFGFDTLALLTAVGLAGPLLASLPRLRIPAIVGELIAGLVLGKTGFGVVDDANPTFQLFANIGFALVMFVVGTHVPVRDPKVRSAVPMALARAVLVGAVASALGVGLAAEFGTCHAALYAVLIASSSAAMTLPMIDALRLHGPQVLSVTAQIAIANAACIVLLPLAIDFRRALTAALGGLVITGCAVVIFALLRAGDRRGWRQRMHDYSEKQRFALELRINLLVLFGLSALAVSTDVSIMLAGFVLGLVIAMVGEPRRLARQLFGITEGFFSPLFFVWLGASLQVRELGSHPKLILLGVGLGLGGVLAHCTARLFGQPLTLAVMSATQLGVAVAAATIGTEEHVLSPGEPSALMFGALLTIAGTSIAGTLAARGRTAENADTPVKTGKSTQAG; this is translated from the coding sequence GTGTACGGGTTCGGCTTCGACACGCTGGCGCTGCTAACTGCCGTGGGCCTGGCCGGTCCGCTGCTGGCGTCGCTGCCGCGCCTGCGGATTCCGGCGATCGTCGGTGAGCTGATCGCAGGGTTGGTGCTCGGCAAGACGGGTTTCGGCGTCGTCGATGACGCCAACCCAACTTTTCAGTTGTTCGCAAACATCGGCTTCGCACTGGTGATGTTCGTCGTGGGCACCCATGTCCCGGTCCGCGACCCCAAGGTACGTTCGGCAGTGCCCATGGCGTTGGCGCGCGCGGTTCTGGTCGGTGCCGTCGCGTCGGCGCTCGGTGTCGGGCTGGCGGCGGAGTTCGGCACCTGCCACGCGGCGCTATACGCGGTGCTCATCGCCTCGTCGTCGGCGGCGATGACATTGCCGATGATCGATGCGTTGCGGTTACATGGACCGCAAGTGCTCTCCGTGACGGCGCAAATCGCTATTGCGAACGCCGCGTGTATTGTGTTGCTGCCCTTGGCGATCGACTTCCGTCGGGCGCTAACCGCCGCGCTGGGTGGGTTGGTGATCACCGGCTGCGCGGTAGTGATCTTTGCGCTGCTGCGCGCGGGCGACCGCAGGGGCTGGCGTCAGCGCATGCACGATTATTCCGAGAAGCAGCGGTTTGCCCTGGAATTGCGGATCAACCTGCTTGTGCTGTTCGGGCTTTCGGCACTGGCCGTCAGCACCGACGTGTCAATCATGTTGGCGGGCTTCGTGCTGGGTTTGGTGATCGCGATGGTCGGCGAACCGCGGCGGTTGGCGCGTCAGTTGTTCGGCATCACCGAAGGGTTCTTCAGCCCGCTGTTCTTCGTCTGGCTCGGCGCCTCGCTGCAAGTGCGCGAGCTGGGTTCGCACCCGAAATTAATTCTGCTGGGCGTAGGCCTGGGGCTTGGTGGTGTACTAGCGCATTGCACGGCAAGGTTATTCGGCCAGCCGTTGACACTGGCGGTGATGTCCGCCACGCAGCTCGGCGTGGCGGTAGCGGCGGCCACCATCGGCACCGAAGAACACGTCTTGAGCCCGGGCGAGCCATCGGCGTTGATGTTCGGCGCTTTGCTGACGATCGCCGGCACATCGATCGCCGGCACGTTGGCGGCGCGCGGCCGGACTGCCGAAAATGCGGATACGCCCGTCAAGACCGGCAAGTCCACCCAAGCCGGGTGA
- a CDS encoding TIGR03557 family F420-dependent LLM class oxidoreductase, with the protein MTSLGYFLSCEEFPPDELVRQAVRAESAGFERLWISDHFHPWNGEQGHSPFVWSVIGALSQACSLPITTAVTCPIVRMHPAVVAQAAATCAVQLDGRFVLGLGTGEALNEHITGAHWPPSATRREMLKEAVDVIRSLFTGKQISHRGPYFTVDNARIYTLPARSPPIYISGFGPRSARLAGRIGDGYQSTMPSRELVSEFRDAGGVGKPTQAGFKVCYAPTAGEAISTAHRLWPNEQLPGELAQILPTPAHFEQASSLVPASAVEEAVPCGPDLKPYLDRIRAFSDAGFDEVYIQQIGSGQGRFFDFWESEVVPEIAV; encoded by the coding sequence ATGACGTCACTGGGTTACTTCCTGTCCTGCGAGGAATTCCCTCCAGATGAGTTGGTGCGCCAGGCGGTGCGCGCCGAGTCAGCCGGCTTCGAACGGCTGTGGATCTCAGACCATTTCCATCCGTGGAACGGCGAGCAAGGCCATAGTCCCTTTGTCTGGTCGGTCATCGGGGCGCTGTCCCAAGCGTGTTCGCTCCCCATCACCACCGCGGTCACCTGTCCGATCGTGCGGATGCACCCCGCCGTTGTCGCACAGGCAGCCGCGACCTGCGCGGTCCAACTCGACGGGCGATTCGTGCTGGGCCTGGGTACGGGGGAGGCGCTAAACGAGCACATCACCGGCGCGCATTGGCCGCCCTCGGCCACCAGGCGCGAGATGCTGAAAGAAGCGGTAGATGTGATCCGGAGCTTGTTCACCGGCAAGCAGATCAGCCATCGCGGCCCGTATTTCACGGTGGATAATGCCCGGATCTATACGTTGCCGGCGAGGTCTCCGCCCATCTACATTTCCGGGTTCGGCCCCCGTTCTGCTCGGCTGGCCGGTCGGATCGGCGACGGCTATCAAAGCACGATGCCGTCGCGCGAGCTGGTGTCCGAATTCCGTGACGCTGGCGGCGTGGGCAAACCCACCCAAGCCGGCTTTAAAGTGTGCTATGCCCCGACAGCCGGAGAAGCTATCAGCACCGCCCACCGCCTGTGGCCAAATGAACAGCTACCCGGCGAGCTTGCCCAGATCCTGCCAACTCCGGCGCATTTCGAGCAAGCATCTAGTCTTGTTCCCGCCTCCGCTGTGGAAGAAGCGGTGCCTTGCGGTCCGGACCTCAAACCGTACCTAGACCGGATCCGCGCATTTTCCGACGCTGGTTTCGACGAGGTATACATTCAGCAGATCGGGTCGGGACAGGGCCGCTTCTTCGACTTCTGGGAATCGGAGGTTGTGCCCGAGATCGCCGTTTGA
- a CDS encoding molybdopterin-dependent oxidoreductase, giving the protein MTQTVLDYPVWLRVDHWLNVLFLTLLLRSGIEILSTHPKLYWHDDSKPGTEWARFTNKKMPTDKLYDTLDEEEDFSSLVALPGHKKLGMGRHWHFISVIGWILVGLSYYVLLFATGQWQRYWPNSWSIFPEAWNDIVTYMTFNLPPLVPNEPFDAIQKLTYAGVVFLLAPLQILTGAAQSPAIEARFPWFVRMWGGRQCARSLHFLGFVVFLVFIAIHLLMVFCWGWGRLNASMIFGSVRNLTWATLCTLLIIGAIVAVHIAATVWSLRRPVQVRRILCAVVNPVQRILLRPLDSRQNYPKRMLSSDHRVNGKPPCSIVYKVMAVHNFVDWRLRVGGLVERPLTLDLAALRALAEPETQRVLHNCVQGWSSIGEWTGLPMAQLADLVRPLPQARFVCFLTMQDSGRDEPSAQGTGQFYEVLDLELVYKPQTILAYEMNGKPLPIKHGAPLRLRVETQVGFKMAKWINQIEFIDDYRGIGYGLGGWREDNIHYAKDVEI; this is encoded by the coding sequence ATGACCCAGACAGTGCTTGATTACCCGGTGTGGCTGCGGGTCGACCACTGGCTCAACGTTCTGTTTTTGACGTTGTTGCTGCGCAGCGGAATCGAGATCCTTTCCACCCATCCCAAGCTGTATTGGCACGACGACAGCAAGCCAGGCACCGAATGGGCGCGCTTCACCAACAAGAAAATGCCGACCGACAAGCTTTACGACACCCTCGATGAAGAGGAGGATTTCAGCTCACTGGTCGCCCTGCCCGGCCACAAGAAACTCGGTATGGGCCGTCACTGGCACTTCATCTCGGTGATCGGATGGATTTTGGTGGGGCTTTCCTACTACGTTTTGCTGTTCGCTACCGGCCAGTGGCAGCGGTACTGGCCCAATTCGTGGTCGATCTTTCCCGAGGCCTGGAACGACATCGTCACTTACATGACATTCAATCTGCCCCCGCTGGTGCCTAATGAACCGTTCGACGCCATCCAGAAGCTGACCTATGCGGGTGTTGTTTTCCTGCTCGCGCCATTGCAGATCCTCACCGGCGCGGCGCAGTCCCCGGCGATCGAGGCTCGGTTCCCGTGGTTCGTGCGGATGTGGGGTGGGCGCCAATGCGCGCGCAGTTTGCATTTCCTCGGGTTCGTGGTGTTCCTGGTCTTTATCGCGATCCACTTGTTGATGGTCTTCTGCTGGGGCTGGGGTCGGCTCAATGCTTCGATGATCTTCGGCTCCGTCCGCAATCTGACTTGGGCGACGTTGTGTACATTGCTGATCATCGGCGCGATTGTCGCCGTCCACATCGCGGCGACGGTGTGGAGTCTTCGCCGGCCGGTCCAGGTTCGTCGCATACTCTGCGCGGTGGTCAATCCCGTTCAGCGCATCCTGCTGCGGCCACTGGATTCGCGACAGAACTATCCGAAACGGATGCTGTCGTCCGACCACCGCGTCAACGGCAAACCGCCGTGTTCGATCGTCTACAAGGTGATGGCGGTACACAATTTCGTCGACTGGCGGCTGCGGGTCGGCGGCCTGGTAGAGCGGCCGCTGACGTTGGACCTCGCCGCACTGCGTGCGCTGGCCGAACCAGAGACACAACGGGTTCTGCACAACTGTGTCCAGGGCTGGTCGAGCATCGGCGAGTGGACGGGGCTCCCGATGGCTCAGCTCGCCGATCTAGTGCGGCCCTTGCCGCAGGCGCGCTTCGTGTGCTTCCTGACCATGCAGGACAGTGGCCGTGACGAACCCAGTGCGCAGGGAACCGGGCAGTTCTACGAGGTGCTGGATCTCGAGCTCGTCTACAAACCGCAAACCATCTTGGCGTATGAGATGAACGGAAAACCGTTGCCCATCAAGCACGGTGCGCCACTGCGCTTACGGGTGGAGACTCAAGTGGGCTTCAAGATGGCCAAATGGATCAACCAGATCGAGTTTATCGACGACTATCGCGGCATCGGCTATGGGTTGGGCGGTTGGCGAGAAGACAACATCCATTACGCAAAGGACGTGGAGATCTGA
- a CDS encoding DUF1778 domain-containing protein, producing the protein MPIMKDDRLQLRVDAVSKRRLEEAASEAHLSVSAFVLQAASRAADDLLAERQTVHLSPDAAAAFTEALNRPARVNERLAAALQRAQKFSWLD; encoded by the coding sequence ATGCCCATTATGAAAGATGACCGTCTGCAGCTGCGCGTCGATGCGGTGTCGAAGCGTCGGCTGGAGGAGGCTGCCAGCGAGGCGCACTTGAGTGTGTCGGCATTCGTATTGCAGGCCGCTAGCCGGGCTGCTGACGACCTGCTAGCCGAACGACAGACCGTCCATCTGTCGCCCGACGCGGCGGCTGCGTTCACGGAAGCGCTTAACCGTCCGGCGCGGGTGAACGAGCGGCTGGCGGCTGCGTTGCAGCGCGCACAGAAGTTCAGCTGGCTGGACTGA
- a CDS encoding excalibur calcium-binding domain-containing protein: MILRATLIATTIWGSVTSTAPMAVADPPDTNCTPVSNNSCVYKNCTDAKAHSRCNIPEGDPAYCPKQDRDGDGLACEC, translated from the coding sequence ATGATTCTCCGAGCAACCCTCATCGCGACAACTATCTGGGGAAGTGTCACCAGTACGGCCCCCATGGCGGTTGCGGACCCGCCCGACACGAACTGCACGCCAGTCAGCAACAACAGTTGTGTGTATAAGAACTGCACCGACGCGAAGGCGCACAGCAGGTGCAACATTCCAGAGGGTGACCCGGCCTACTGTCCTAAGCAAGACCGCGATGGTGACGGCCTGGCCTGCGAGTGCTAG
- a CDS encoding GNAT family N-acetyltransferase: protein MEFYRPTLLDPEKHQREGFASGEPSLDEWLRRYAGQNRRGNTAAVWGIVDRGHRVVCYATLSMTSVDRAASPAPLAKGAPMQVPALLVGRLATDTHVTGLGLGTQMVKHILATAAELNLKAACRAVVVTALNPGAFNWWQRFGFEPFDSEDSTNLALSLLTKDITATLTQL, encoded by the coding sequence GTGGAGTTCTATCGGCCGACGCTGCTGGACCCGGAAAAGCATCAGCGCGAGGGGTTCGCCTCGGGCGAGCCGTCGCTAGACGAGTGGCTGCGCCGCTACGCGGGCCAGAACCGACGCGGCAACACCGCAGCAGTGTGGGGCATCGTCGATCGCGGGCACAGGGTTGTTTGCTACGCAACCTTGTCGATGACTTCGGTGGATCGAGCCGCTAGCCCCGCTCCTTTGGCGAAGGGCGCCCCGATGCAAGTTCCCGCGCTGCTTGTCGGTCGACTAGCCACCGACACGCACGTGACCGGACTTGGACTCGGCACGCAAATGGTGAAGCACATCCTGGCGACCGCGGCCGAACTGAACCTTAAGGCAGCATGCCGAGCCGTCGTCGTCACTGCACTCAACCCCGGTGCATTCAATTGGTGGCAGCGATTCGGCTTCGAACCGTTCGACTCCGAGGACTCGACAAACCTCGCCCTCTCCCTGCTGACCAAAGACATCACCGCGACCCTCACCCAACTCTGA
- a CDS encoding hemerythrin domain-containing protein has protein sequence MAQAALKSHTDVVDFLVSQHEQIKSLFAATLSSSGKDREKAFVELRRLLAVHETAEEEIVHPRAKRKIPNGAALVGARLAEENEAKKVLTELEKLDADSEAFTSQLAELYDAVIDHAEHEETEEFAKLGEELSDDELERMGRAAALAEAIAPTRPHAGIESQVANLLAGPFAAMMDRARDAITSKG, from the coding sequence ATGGCTCAGGCCGCTCTTAAGTCACACACCGACGTGGTTGACTTCCTTGTCAGCCAGCACGAACAGATCAAATCACTCTTCGCCGCGACCCTGTCGTCGTCCGGCAAAGACCGGGAAAAGGCCTTCGTCGAGCTTCGGCGATTGCTTGCCGTGCACGAAACTGCTGAGGAAGAAATCGTTCACCCGCGGGCCAAGCGCAAGATCCCCAACGGGGCGGCGCTAGTTGGTGCTCGGCTAGCGGAAGAAAACGAAGCGAAGAAGGTGCTGACCGAGTTGGAGAAGCTCGACGCCGACAGCGAAGCCTTCACCAGCCAACTCGCCGAACTCTACGACGCTGTCATCGATCACGCTGAACACGAGGAGACTGAAGAGTTTGCGAAGCTGGGAGAGGAATTGAGCGACGATGAGCTCGAGCGAATGGGCCGCGCCGCCGCGCTCGCCGAGGCGATCGCGCCGACCAGGCCGCATGCAGGTATCGAATCCCAGGTTGCTAACCTGCTCGCCGGCCCGTTCGCGGCAATGATGGATCGGGCTCGCGACGCCATCACAAGCAAGGGCTAG
- a CDS encoding APC family permease — protein sequence MTTPIGEIPPSFSDRCKRIFLGKPLTTDQLDSERLSNPVALGALSPDAISSTAYGPEQIMIELLPAAGMAAFALLLPITGVVLLILVLVTASYRQVVMVYARSGGAYMVARDNFGPRTSQIAAAALLIDYVVTVAVQPAAGTVAVVSAIPPLRPYYLEITVAVVVLMCLANLRGLRQSGRAFAVITYAFVMMITLTIVVGLVREFVWGLPKYDPQQIVGAVPVHQGGGLVMGATVLVVLRAFANGGTSLTGVEAISNAINSFRRPEGVNARRVLTVMACVLGLLLAGVAWLAHVTYATPYVEGYPSMLSEIARAVFGHGVLGNILYFLVQASTAAILFTGCNTSFNGFPALASFVAEDRFLPRPLMKRGHRLVFSNGILTLTVLSVALLVVTGGSVNALVPFFAIGVFTGFAMAGYGMAKHHLTRRGPGWRYKLVVNLSAGVLSTIVVGIFAVAKFTEGAWLIVVVFPVLVLALVRLNRQYRAEASVLEMSHTTRPDLAKHPRLRVLVFVDSVDLAEIEALRYANGLHADDLTAVHFVIEADHAARLKERWEYFDHDTPLRVIDCPDRHLVRAAHELVAEVLNDHPDSKVTVLLPRRTYSPLLGRLLHDRTADKMARAVSRIRGATAIIMPYDIESRISRLASAGVVEQRSANNVGMAQTPSCS from the coding sequence GTGACGACACCGATTGGCGAAATACCGCCGTCTTTTTCGGACAGATGTAAGCGGATCTTCCTCGGAAAGCCGCTAACCACCGATCAGTTGGACTCCGAGCGATTGTCGAACCCCGTTGCGCTCGGCGCGCTTTCGCCGGATGCGATCTCCTCGACCGCCTACGGCCCGGAACAGATCATGATCGAGTTGCTGCCGGCAGCTGGGATGGCGGCGTTCGCTTTGTTGCTTCCGATCACCGGAGTCGTCCTGCTGATTCTGGTGTTGGTGACCGCATCGTATCGACAGGTCGTCATGGTCTACGCCCGCTCTGGCGGCGCCTACATGGTCGCACGGGACAACTTTGGTCCTCGGACGTCGCAGATTGCCGCGGCGGCGCTGCTGATCGATTACGTGGTCACTGTCGCGGTGCAGCCGGCGGCGGGGACAGTGGCGGTGGTCTCGGCGATCCCTCCGCTGCGTCCGTATTACTTGGAAATCACGGTGGCCGTGGTAGTCCTGATGTGTCTGGCGAACCTGCGTGGGTTACGGCAGTCGGGCCGGGCGTTCGCAGTCATCACCTACGCATTCGTCATGATGATCACGCTGACGATCGTGGTCGGCCTTGTCCGTGAATTCGTTTGGGGTTTACCGAAATACGATCCGCAGCAGATTGTCGGTGCGGTGCCGGTTCATCAGGGTGGTGGCCTGGTGATGGGTGCGACGGTGCTGGTGGTGTTGCGAGCATTCGCCAACGGGGGAACTTCGCTGACCGGTGTTGAGGCTATTTCCAACGCGATTAATAGTTTTCGTCGGCCCGAAGGTGTTAACGCGCGTCGGGTGCTGACTGTGATGGCCTGCGTCCTCGGGTTGTTGCTGGCGGGTGTGGCTTGGCTGGCGCATGTCACCTACGCCACGCCCTATGTTGAGGGGTATCCGTCGATGCTGTCCGAGATTGCCCGGGCGGTCTTCGGGCACGGTGTGCTGGGCAACATTCTGTACTTTTTGGTGCAGGCGTCGACCGCGGCCATCCTGTTTACCGGTTGCAACACGAGTTTCAATGGTTTTCCGGCGTTAGCCAGTTTTGTTGCCGAGGACCGTTTTCTGCCGCGCCCGCTGATGAAGCGCGGTCATCGTCTGGTGTTTTCCAACGGCATCCTGACGCTCACCGTGCTGTCTGTGGCGCTGCTGGTCGTCACCGGCGGTTCGGTCAATGCGCTGGTGCCGTTCTTCGCGATCGGCGTGTTCACCGGGTTCGCGATGGCCGGCTATGGCATGGCCAAGCACCATTTGACCCGCCGCGGGCCGGGCTGGCGGTACAAGCTGGTGGTTAACTTGTCGGCGGGGGTGTTGTCGACGATCGTGGTGGGAATCTTCGCGGTGGCCAAGTTCACCGAGGGTGCGTGGCTCATCGTCGTGGTGTTTCCCGTGTTGGTGTTGGCTTTGGTGCGGCTCAACCGGCAATACCGCGCCGAGGCCTCCGTTCTGGAGATGTCCCACACCACACGTCCCGACCTGGCAAAGCATCCGCGTCTTCGGGTACTGGTCTTCGTGGATTCGGTTGATCTCGCCGAGATTGAGGCACTGCGCTACGCAAATGGTCTGCATGCCGACGACCTCACCGCGGTGCACTTCGTGATCGAAGCTGATCATGCCGCGCGGCTCAAGGAACGCTGGGAGTACTTTGACCACGACACGCCGCTGCGGGTGATCGACTGCCCGGATCGCCACCTGGTTCGGGCTGCGCATGAGTTGGTCGCGGAAGTGCTCAACGATCACCCAGACAGCAAAGTGACGGTGCTGCTGCCACGTCGAACGTATTCGCCGCTACTGGGCCGGCTGCTTCATGACCGCACCGCGGACAAGATGGCCCGCGCCGTCAGCCGTATTCGGGGTGCGACCGCGATCATCATGCCCTACGACATAGAGTCGCGGATATCACGGTTGGCGTCCGCAGGCGTAGTCGAGCAGCGAAGCGCGAACAATGTCGGCATGGCGCAGACACCGAGCTGTAGCTAG
- a CDS encoding NAD-binding protein, whose protein sequence is MRQRVIVSGDDALATTIIEELKRAGATVAKLLGPELAGTRVKTELARAGVAEATAVICAGDDDATNLEIALLARKANPDIRVVARLANEVLREAVADDDGPSAIFDVAALAASAVVEACLARTTHPFEAAGIEFMVFGAEAPRDATLREIYRDLAPVAIVRGQNTTTPGNVVACPGRDVQVHAGDWTAMIGTTDEVDRCGVKAPRQARTRSRHSRLRRALDAARTLPSEVNPAFYPVIAALGALILGSTALLHFGYKHPGMSWVDAFYFTNETITTVGYGDFSFAQQPTWLRMYAAMLMLGGVTTTALLVAFVADVLLSRRFVWSSGRPRARHLRNHIIVVGLSALGIRVVTDLTAAGYDVAVIERDMNNRFLSTADQLDVPVIFGDATLRQTLEAARVDQARAVAVLTRDDMVNIETGIVLREMLGHQVEAAANRRDGVPLVLRVYDHDLGSAVAQRFGFENVRSTVELAAPWFIGAALGLQVLGTFSVGNRSFLIGGMHVQAGSELDGLQMFELSTQTRVIAITREDAPVQLHPGRDARLSAGDTVYLVGPYRELLATLRKGQPARQHPIDDERPTGDQQVDVRFV, encoded by the coding sequence ATGCGCCAGCGCGTTATCGTCAGCGGTGACGATGCGCTGGCGACGACGATCATCGAAGAGTTGAAGAGAGCGGGCGCAACCGTCGCCAAACTCCTCGGTCCTGAACTCGCCGGCACCCGGGTCAAAACGGAACTCGCTAGAGCTGGGGTCGCCGAAGCAACCGCCGTGATCTGCGCCGGAGATGACGACGCGACGAATCTCGAAATCGCTTTGCTCGCGAGGAAAGCCAATCCGGACATTCGCGTGGTGGCGCGGTTGGCCAACGAGGTGCTGCGGGAAGCGGTGGCCGACGACGATGGGCCGAGTGCGATCTTTGACGTCGCCGCCCTCGCGGCGTCGGCGGTCGTCGAGGCGTGCCTGGCGCGCACCACACACCCCTTCGAGGCGGCCGGCATTGAATTCATGGTCTTTGGCGCCGAGGCACCGCGCGACGCGACGCTGCGCGAAATCTATCGCGATCTTGCCCCGGTCGCGATTGTTCGCGGCCAGAACACCACCACCCCCGGCAATGTGGTGGCGTGTCCGGGACGGGATGTGCAGGTGCACGCTGGTGACTGGACGGCGATGATCGGCACTACCGACGAAGTGGACCGCTGCGGCGTCAAGGCTCCGCGCCAGGCTAGAACACGTTCGCGCCACTCTCGACTGCGCCGAGCATTGGACGCCGCGCGCACCCTGCCCAGCGAAGTCAATCCCGCGTTCTATCCCGTGATTGCCGCCCTGGGTGCCTTAATACTCGGCTCAACGGCATTGCTGCACTTTGGCTATAAGCACCCCGGGATGTCGTGGGTGGACGCGTTCTACTTCACCAACGAGACGATCACGACGGTCGGTTACGGCGACTTCAGCTTCGCCCAGCAGCCCACGTGGCTACGGATGTACGCTGCCATGTTGATGTTGGGTGGCGTAACCACCACCGCACTGCTTGTCGCTTTTGTCGCCGACGTGCTGTTGTCGCGTCGGTTCGTCTGGTCGAGCGGACGCCCGCGAGCGCGCCACCTGCGCAACCACATCATCGTCGTCGGGCTGAGCGCGCTTGGCATCCGCGTCGTCACTGATCTGACCGCAGCCGGATATGACGTAGCGGTGATCGAGCGCGATATGAACAACCGCTTCCTGTCGACGGCGGACCAACTCGACGTACCGGTGATCTTCGGGGATGCCACGTTACGCCAGACATTGGAAGCGGCCCGCGTCGACCAAGCCCGCGCCGTAGCGGTGCTGACCCGCGACGACATGGTCAACATCGAGACCGGGATCGTGCTTCGTGAAATGCTGGGCCACCAGGTGGAAGCCGCCGCCAACCGACGGGACGGCGTCCCGCTGGTGCTGCGGGTATACGACCACGACCTCGGCTCCGCGGTAGCCCAACGGTTCGGTTTCGAAAACGTTCGTTCTACCGTAGAACTGGCCGCCCCGTGGTTTATCGGCGCCGCGCTGGGGCTGCAGGTGCTGGGGACGTTTTCGGTCGGAAACCGCTCGTTTCTGATCGGCGGAATGCATGTGCAAGCCGGCAGCGAACTCGATGGGCTGCAGATGTTCGAGCTGTCAACGCAAACGCGTGTCATCGCGATTACCCGGGAAGATGCGCCGGTCCAGCTGCACCCGGGCCGCGACGCCCGGCTCAGCGCCGGCGACACCGTTTACCTTGTCGGTCCGTACCGAGAACTGCTCGCCACCCTACGCAAGGGACAGCCTGCCCGGCAGCACCCAATCGACGATGAACGCCCGACGGGAGATCAACAGGTGGACGTCAGGTTTGTTTAG